The sequence TTCGGGAAGGTTTGATCTAGGGATTTTATAATTGATCAACTACTTTAGCGTCTTTAAGGATCATTAGGGTTTCTTGAACTCGGTCATTGCTCAGAGAATCTCGGATGCCGCTAACCTGGTATTGAGCTCTCAGTGGTCTCAGCTGCGGGCATTAGCAGATGATGTGCTCAACGCTATTTTTAACGTTGCAGGTTTAGCACATTTTCCGGAATGGGCCAGAAAAATTATGGGAGATCCAAGAGTAGCCAGTGATAGTGCCTTTTTGATAGTGCCTTTTGTTCTCTCCAGTCGGGTCTATCTTCCCAGATTTCAGTCGTTCCTTTGACTTTGCTCAGGAAGAAAGATTATTTTTTCTCCACTCTTCTGCCCAGGCGTTTTAGATTTTGCTTTCCATCCAGTGTTTCGCAACTATGGAATCACAGAAATTTATCACGGCAaggtatataaaaataattttaaaaattacgaaCTAAGATTTTTATTGGAAAGGATTTGTTTTACGGGATTAGTAgttcaataaacatcaaaagtAGTACCTTCTCCGGGATTAATTCAAGATAAAACTTTATTATCATTGACAATCAAATATGTAAATATATGTAATGTAGATGTGTAATCAATAGTCTAACTTTGCGctttaaatcattttcaaaaaaatatcatttttttactttaaaaataatttagagAACCACATCCCATATCTTGCTGTGGATAgtttttatgattatttttttttttcacagcgtTTCTTCTTCTCCTAGCGTATTACGCCAGTTTCTTGTGCTTTTTATTTCCCCCGGGGTGTTCTTATTTTAGCCCAAGGAGAGTTAAAACAAATAGCTTCATCATAATAGATAAGAAGAACCACCCCAGCAAACGTCATGCTCTATTGAAAAGGTGGCGACCATTTCGTGTCAAGTACAATAAGAATCCACTCAAACTCTTTGCTGGCGACTATGTGGGCTGGCTGGGGGCACGTGCGCGCGAACTTGAGCATGCCATTCCAAGATATAAAGTGGCAGAATGATCTTTTGCAACGTGTCTTTTAGCATTTTCTTTTCTCACACCATTCCCAACCATAGGGACACAACTGGCCCTAATATTAGAACCAAATCGGAACTATTTCGATGTAAATTgatgtaaatttgtaaattgttTTTGTGGCTACTTTAGTAGAACAAGGGTTGTGTCGGTTCTAATTGCTATCTATTGTACATGTACATATTTGAACTTCCTGTCGATGAAGAGGCCCGATTGTCGCTCCATCCCCAAAATAAAAGCGATAAACTAACTACCCAATGCCCTTCATGAAGTTTGTTGTTGATTTTCCACTGTTCAAAGTTTAACGATTGTAGACTTTATGGATTGTGGATTGTTTTCCACTGGAATTAAGTTTCATTACATCATTCATTCTTGCTCGTTCTACCAACTTGTTCAAGCTATGATTAAAAGTGTAGTGCCGGGTAGCAGTATAATGAGTTTAACCCGGAAGTTGTCAAGCAAAGTTTTGAGTGCAGCACTCGCAACGGGGTAAAAATTTAATCTGGAACATAGAAGAGATTCTTTGCATAGTAAACACAATCATTTTGCTTCATGAGAGCACAAGGAGTTCCAGGGTGATTTATTCAACGAGCGTTCTACAATCCTTTCCCATGTAAATTAGCACGCTTGGTGTCACGTTCAATTCGTCCAAGAGAAACTTTTCGGCTGGGCCAGCATCACCGTGCGGGGAGTGGCCCTGGCAACCAGGGCTTCCGGTTTCACACCGAACGGATTGGTATCGGGCGTACACAGGTACTGATACTTTGGCATGGCGAGTTTCTTGACTCGGTAGCTGGAACGGGGCGTTAGGATACTCTTGTTGAGACACATTACCCGTTGCATCGGAAAACAGCGAATCACTTCCTGATAGTCCAACTTGGGTTGGCTCAGCGCGTTGATTCGATGAGTGGGGACATAGTTTTTGGCCTGGTTTGGCACCTTTCGGATGGGATCGGCGATGTGGCAATGACATTTGTTGGGAGCCAATGGGCAGTCGTGCTTGGCGACGGTTATTGTTTTCGGTTTGGACAATTTCTCCACTCGATGCTTCAAAATGCTTAGAGGCACTTTTTGTTGTTTCTAGAAATGAATTAAATTGCTTATGTTCATACTACATTCTACATGAATAACTAGTCGAAGTTTACCGGAGTGTTATATAGTTTTTCCTCGGCATAATTCTTTTTTGGTGTAGAAAGTTGGGAGAAATACCGACCGTGTACTTTCCATTCATCTTTGGACCATGGCTTTTTTTGGCATTGCTTATTTTGAGTAGGGGAAGGAGTTTTCTTAGTAGACTTGTTGCCTCCGAAACAGCCCATGCCTgattatatttaatttttgacaaaagatgattttttttgtgaatgaaatcgaAAAAGTACAATTTCAAACATTTAATTTGACCTAATTCCAGACCAAATTTGTGCGGGCTACTGAGATATTATGTAGAGCACAGCATACAGAAAACCACAGCATAAAACATGCATTCCCAGtatgtatgtaaacattcagtttgaatgtaaacatgtgacgtatACCGTGAACGTGATTGTAGAGTATCGTtttgaattataaaaatatacttAACTACATTGAGACTTTCTGAGAGTATTTTCTTCACAGACTCTCTCTTTCTTTCGTTTTACTGCTATTTGAGCCAGGTTTCACAGGATTTTTCAGCACGgtgaaaaaaaacaaaccaaacAAACAATGCCAATTGTTTGTTGGCATTATCGcctaaagaaattaaaaaaaaaactcttctcTTGCCCAAGTTATTGTATCGTAACTTTAATAGATcataaatcgtatcggatatccctcaactaTTCATGAGGACATCCACCAACAAATGTAAGcatgaattgaaaataaatcatcttcctttttttcttcgaaCAAAACATTACAAATCAGTCGAAACTACGCATGGTGCGGTTTTGCAGAACCTTGACCATTTGTAATTCAATATGGATATTTCATCAAGCAGCGATTCTCAATTAACATTGTTTTAAAGTCAATTGTACCTTATAGGACGACattctttgaaatattttttttggatgtaaattagatgaaaactaaaaaacctTGGAatctcgaaaatgttttgaagaaattgaaacatCTCATATTTATTTCATAAGAATTGGCTGCTCTTGAAGTGTATATGCCCATTGAACATGACTTAAACATGACGAACATGACGAAGATATTGCAAAAAATCTGACTTAGATACTTTGGTCTAtcctcgagaacgttttggagaacttTGAATAACTCATATGCATGGGAACTGGTTTTGTGAGTCGCTTATGTTGATCGAATAGGATATTTAACGATGAGGAGGGCTTTAAAAAAATACTAGTTTAGATGGTAGACAATTTGGTATAAGATCAGAAACGGACTGGAAAGAACTTGAATAACTCGTATTTAAGGAAATTAGGTTTACATTATTCACATATGTTTATTGAGCCAAACTAGGCATATACCTATTATATGAGGACAACGCAAAAGTCTCGGTTGACCTGGAAGATACTTTGGGCTGagctcgagaacgttttggagggtgtgagatctaccacggtcacattgtcagctacaggcaaatcctgacccaacgaatacctttcccgatatccaactccgtggtacttacgaggtcgctgagtcgggggcctctcgttaggtaagtactacatcaacactccCTTCCtatcccaagttacggtgaagatgggcgtgaccaggagtagtaatcctcatgcttttgtgattttttatcctagattgaaatcaaggatcacacccaccttgattgttgatagcaatctgaacaaggatttcaaaagaaaaacatgagtatcactagtgtccaatctacgaagtacaccctAACTAAtagtaactatgctatgctaactcgagaacgttttggagaactttaaacatgttttccatggaTGAAGCGTACAGGTAATGAACTTGATTGAGTATTGAGAATTATCAAAcaatgtcttcttcttattggcattacaccccaTTCTCCTGCAGCTCCCCGCACTGTTCATTCAGCACTCTCACatttattaactacgaggttttcaggccaaatttacaatttttgcattcgcctCATAGTTCAACACGAtgatacaaatacaaatttgcAACCCGAATAAATCTAGTTGTGAAAAAATCGTTCGCTGAAGAATAGGGCAGTGGATGGCCTCCATAAACGGACAAATCCGAAAGACGCGACAGGTAATTTACTCAATGACCCAAATTGGTCCACCTTTACTTATTTTGTTTAGCATATTTAGATGACCTTTTAGGTCACCTCCGAGGAGGTTTGAATCTCTTCTGGTATTCAAAGTACTTCTCTCTGcttctaattgaataaatggatCCAATGGTAGCACGTGGAGCAAGGCGTCTAGCCGGGTAAAAATTGCATCAATTATGTTGCCATGTCTGGAACAGAATGCATGATTTCCGGCTCACTGAATGCAAGGCGTCTCAGCAAAGGCCCGACAAAGAGGGGATCCGGCCGTGTGCGACAACTGGCGACAGCTTAACCGATGTAGGCGCACGGGTCAAGAAGGCTAGGGCTGCTTTTGTCATTCTTAGAAAGGGGATCCTGGCTGGGCCCAGGTCGAATCTGAACCGAGCTGCTGTCCAGAATTGATGGATATCTTTTACGTTAGCCCTATGTTGTCCTTAGCCACATATAACGgtatatgtatgtatttttGGTGGTAGCAGAGTTTAGAGCAAGTGTGTCGTAGAGGCGAGTTAGCCATCCGTCATTTATTCAGTAAATATCTATT comes from Armigeres subalbatus isolate Guangzhou_Male chromosome 2, GZ_Asu_2, whole genome shotgun sequence and encodes:
- the LOC134217865 gene encoding uncharacterized protein LOC134217865, whose translation is MGCFGGNKSTKKTPSPTQNKQCQKKPWSKDEWKVHGRYFSQLSTPKKNYAEEKLYNTPKQQKVPLSILKHRVEKLSKPKTITVAKHDCPLAPNKCHCHIADPIRKVPNQAKNYVPTHRINALSQPKLDYQEVIRCFPMQRVMCLNKSILTPRSSYRVKKLAMPKYQYLCTPDTNPFGVKPEALVARATPRTVMLAQPKSFSWTN